One Micropterus dolomieu isolate WLL.071019.BEF.003 ecotype Adirondacks linkage group LG23, ASM2129224v1, whole genome shotgun sequence DNA window includes the following coding sequences:
- the arfip2b gene encoding arfaptin-2b isoform X2 yields the protein MTDSIMSKAATMEIPINSNGDTGTLPEDDSLEQAAKLQWSLDEKDLQQVMVSGPNLNETSIVSGGYGGTAEGIIPTSSIKGPAVRYNAEFNKRIPVTGLGSNMHHSSSSSSMTADEATRGVAVEKLETMKKWGLNTYKCTKQMISERFGRGSRTVDLELEAQIEVLRDTKRKYENVLRLARALTNHFYNMVQTQHALGDTFADLSQKSPELRDEFGYNAETQKLLCKNGETLLGAINFFVSSINTLVNKTMEDTLMTIKMYENARLEFDAYRSDLEELSLGPRDAVAMARIDAAQQQYQVQKDKYERLRSDVIIKLKFLEENKVKVMHKQLLLFHNAISAYFAGNQQQLEQTLKQFNIKLRPPGADKPSWLEEQ from the exons ATGACAGACAGCATTATGAGTAAAGCTGCCACAATGGAGATTCCTATCAACAGTAATGGTGACACAGGGACACTACCAGAAGATGACAGCCTTGAACAG GCTGCAAAACTGCAGTGGAGCTTAGATGAGAAG GACCTACAGCAGGTGATGGTATCGGGTCCCAATCTCAACGAGACTAGCATCGTATCCGGAGGTTATGGAGGAACAGCAGAGGGTATCATCCCCACCAGCTCAATCAAAG GCCCTGCTGTGCGCTACAATGCAGAATTTAACAAAAGGATCCCAGTTACAGGATTAG GTTCCAACATgcaccacagcagcagcagctcgtCAATGACGGCAGATGAAGCGACCCGCGGTGTGGCTGTTGAAAAACTAGAAACAATGAAGAAGTGGGGACTAAACACTTACAAG tgtaCAAAACAAATGATCTCGGAGCGCTTTGGTCGGGGTTCTCGGACTGTGGACCTGGAGCTGGAGGCCCAGATTGAGGTGCTGAGAGACACTAAAAGGAAATATGAGAACGTGTTGCGATTGGCCAGAGCGCTGACCAACCACTTCTACAACATGGTGCAGACTCAGCATGCGCTTGGTGACACCTTTGCTGACCTCAGTCAGAAATCTCCAGAGCTACGG GATGAATTTGGCTACAATGCAGAGACTCAGAAGTTACTCTGTAAGAATGGGGAGACTCTCCTTGGTGCCATTAACTTCTTTGTGTCCAGCATCAACACACTGGTCAACAAGACCATGGAGGACACCCTGATGACGATCAAGATGTATGAAAACGCAAG ATTGGAGTTTGATGCCTATCGGTCGGACCTGGAGGAACTGAGTTTGGGTCCGAGGGACGCTGTAGCCATGGCCCGCATAGATGCTGCTCAGCAACAGTATCAAGTCCAGAAGGACAAGTATGAACGCCTCCGCTCAGACGTCATCATTAAACTCAAGTTCCTGGAGGAGAATAAG GTGAAGGTCATGCATAAGCAGCTCCTTCTCTTCCATAATGCCATCTCTGCATACTTTGCTGGCAACcagcagcagctggagcagACGCTGAAGCAGTTCAACATAAAGTTGAGGCCTCCAGGAGCCGACAAGCCCTCCTGGTTagaggagcagtga
- the arfip2b gene encoding arfaptin-2b isoform X5 — MTDSIMSKAATMEIPINSNGDTGTLPEDDSLEQAAKLQWSLDEKDLQQVMVSGPNLNETSIVSGGYGGTAEGIIPTSSIKGSNMHHSSSSSSMTADEATRGVAVEKLETMKKWGLNTYKCTKQMISERFGRGSRTVDLELEAQIEVLRDTKRKYENVLRLARALTNHFYNMVQTQHALGDTFADLSQKSPELRDEFGYNAETQKLLCKNGETLLGAINFFVSSINTLVNKTMEDTLMTIKMYENARLEFDAYRSDLEELSLGPRDAVAMARIDAAQQQYQVQKDKYERLRSDVIIKLKFLEENKVKVMHKQLLLFHNAISAYFAGNQQQLEQTLKQFNIKLRPPGADKPSWLEEQ; from the exons ATGACAGACAGCATTATGAGTAAAGCTGCCACAATGGAGATTCCTATCAACAGTAATGGTGACACAGGGACACTACCAGAAGATGACAGCCTTGAACAG GCTGCAAAACTGCAGTGGAGCTTAGATGAGAAG GACCTACAGCAGGTGATGGTATCGGGTCCCAATCTCAACGAGACTAGCATCGTATCCGGAGGTTATGGAGGAACAGCAGAGGGTATCATCCCCACCAGCTCAATCAAAG GTTCCAACATgcaccacagcagcagcagctcgtCAATGACGGCAGATGAAGCGACCCGCGGTGTGGCTGTTGAAAAACTAGAAACAATGAAGAAGTGGGGACTAAACACTTACAAG tgtaCAAAACAAATGATCTCGGAGCGCTTTGGTCGGGGTTCTCGGACTGTGGACCTGGAGCTGGAGGCCCAGATTGAGGTGCTGAGAGACACTAAAAGGAAATATGAGAACGTGTTGCGATTGGCCAGAGCGCTGACCAACCACTTCTACAACATGGTGCAGACTCAGCATGCGCTTGGTGACACCTTTGCTGACCTCAGTCAGAAATCTCCAGAGCTACGG GATGAATTTGGCTACAATGCAGAGACTCAGAAGTTACTCTGTAAGAATGGGGAGACTCTCCTTGGTGCCATTAACTTCTTTGTGTCCAGCATCAACACACTGGTCAACAAGACCATGGAGGACACCCTGATGACGATCAAGATGTATGAAAACGCAAG ATTGGAGTTTGATGCCTATCGGTCGGACCTGGAGGAACTGAGTTTGGGTCCGAGGGACGCTGTAGCCATGGCCCGCATAGATGCTGCTCAGCAACAGTATCAAGTCCAGAAGGACAAGTATGAACGCCTCCGCTCAGACGTCATCATTAAACTCAAGTTCCTGGAGGAGAATAAG GTGAAGGTCATGCATAAGCAGCTCCTTCTCTTCCATAATGCCATCTCTGCATACTTTGCTGGCAACcagcagcagctggagcagACGCTGAAGCAGTTCAACATAAAGTTGAGGCCTCCAGGAGCCGACAAGCCCTCCTGGTTagaggagcagtga
- the arfip2b gene encoding arfaptin-2b isoform X6, which yields MTDSIMSKAATMEIPINSNGDTGTLPEDDSLEQDLQQVMVSGPNLNETSIVSGGYGGTAEGIIPTSSIKGSNMHHSSSSSSMTADEATRGVAVEKLETMKKWGLNTYKCTKQMISERFGRGSRTVDLELEAQIEVLRDTKRKYENVLRLARALTNHFYNMVQTQHALGDTFADLSQKSPELRDEFGYNAETQKLLCKNGETLLGAINFFVSSINTLVNKTMEDTLMTIKMYENARLEFDAYRSDLEELSLGPRDAVAMARIDAAQQQYQVQKDKYERLRSDVIIKLKFLEENKVKVMHKQLLLFHNAISAYFAGNQQQLEQTLKQFNIKLRPPGADKPSWLEEQ from the exons ATGACAGACAGCATTATGAGTAAAGCTGCCACAATGGAGATTCCTATCAACAGTAATGGTGACACAGGGACACTACCAGAAGATGACAGCCTTGAACAG GACCTACAGCAGGTGATGGTATCGGGTCCCAATCTCAACGAGACTAGCATCGTATCCGGAGGTTATGGAGGAACAGCAGAGGGTATCATCCCCACCAGCTCAATCAAAG GTTCCAACATgcaccacagcagcagcagctcgtCAATGACGGCAGATGAAGCGACCCGCGGTGTGGCTGTTGAAAAACTAGAAACAATGAAGAAGTGGGGACTAAACACTTACAAG tgtaCAAAACAAATGATCTCGGAGCGCTTTGGTCGGGGTTCTCGGACTGTGGACCTGGAGCTGGAGGCCCAGATTGAGGTGCTGAGAGACACTAAAAGGAAATATGAGAACGTGTTGCGATTGGCCAGAGCGCTGACCAACCACTTCTACAACATGGTGCAGACTCAGCATGCGCTTGGTGACACCTTTGCTGACCTCAGTCAGAAATCTCCAGAGCTACGG GATGAATTTGGCTACAATGCAGAGACTCAGAAGTTACTCTGTAAGAATGGGGAGACTCTCCTTGGTGCCATTAACTTCTTTGTGTCCAGCATCAACACACTGGTCAACAAGACCATGGAGGACACCCTGATGACGATCAAGATGTATGAAAACGCAAG ATTGGAGTTTGATGCCTATCGGTCGGACCTGGAGGAACTGAGTTTGGGTCCGAGGGACGCTGTAGCCATGGCCCGCATAGATGCTGCTCAGCAACAGTATCAAGTCCAGAAGGACAAGTATGAACGCCTCCGCTCAGACGTCATCATTAAACTCAAGTTCCTGGAGGAGAATAAG GTGAAGGTCATGCATAAGCAGCTCCTTCTCTTCCATAATGCCATCTCTGCATACTTTGCTGGCAACcagcagcagctggagcagACGCTGAAGCAGTTCAACATAAAGTTGAGGCCTCCAGGAGCCGACAAGCCCTCCTGGTTagaggagcagtga
- the arfip2b gene encoding arfaptin-2b isoform X1: MTDSIMSKAATMEIPINSNGDTGTLPEDDSLEQAAKLQWSLDEKVGSSRGTRDLQQVMVSGPNLNETSIVSGGYGGTAEGIIPTSSIKGPAVRYNAEFNKRIPVTGLGSNMHHSSSSSSMTADEATRGVAVEKLETMKKWGLNTYKCTKQMISERFGRGSRTVDLELEAQIEVLRDTKRKYENVLRLARALTNHFYNMVQTQHALGDTFADLSQKSPELRDEFGYNAETQKLLCKNGETLLGAINFFVSSINTLVNKTMEDTLMTIKMYENARLEFDAYRSDLEELSLGPRDAVAMARIDAAQQQYQVQKDKYERLRSDVIIKLKFLEENKVKVMHKQLLLFHNAISAYFAGNQQQLEQTLKQFNIKLRPPGADKPSWLEEQ; the protein is encoded by the exons ATGACAGACAGCATTATGAGTAAAGCTGCCACAATGGAGATTCCTATCAACAGTAATGGTGACACAGGGACACTACCAGAAGATGACAGCCTTGAACAG GCTGCAAAACTGCAGTGGAGCTTAGATGAGAAGGTAGGGAGCTCCAGAGGCACCAGG GACCTACAGCAGGTGATGGTATCGGGTCCCAATCTCAACGAGACTAGCATCGTATCCGGAGGTTATGGAGGAACAGCAGAGGGTATCATCCCCACCAGCTCAATCAAAG GCCCTGCTGTGCGCTACAATGCAGAATTTAACAAAAGGATCCCAGTTACAGGATTAG GTTCCAACATgcaccacagcagcagcagctcgtCAATGACGGCAGATGAAGCGACCCGCGGTGTGGCTGTTGAAAAACTAGAAACAATGAAGAAGTGGGGACTAAACACTTACAAG tgtaCAAAACAAATGATCTCGGAGCGCTTTGGTCGGGGTTCTCGGACTGTGGACCTGGAGCTGGAGGCCCAGATTGAGGTGCTGAGAGACACTAAAAGGAAATATGAGAACGTGTTGCGATTGGCCAGAGCGCTGACCAACCACTTCTACAACATGGTGCAGACTCAGCATGCGCTTGGTGACACCTTTGCTGACCTCAGTCAGAAATCTCCAGAGCTACGG GATGAATTTGGCTACAATGCAGAGACTCAGAAGTTACTCTGTAAGAATGGGGAGACTCTCCTTGGTGCCATTAACTTCTTTGTGTCCAGCATCAACACACTGGTCAACAAGACCATGGAGGACACCCTGATGACGATCAAGATGTATGAAAACGCAAG ATTGGAGTTTGATGCCTATCGGTCGGACCTGGAGGAACTGAGTTTGGGTCCGAGGGACGCTGTAGCCATGGCCCGCATAGATGCTGCTCAGCAACAGTATCAAGTCCAGAAGGACAAGTATGAACGCCTCCGCTCAGACGTCATCATTAAACTCAAGTTCCTGGAGGAGAATAAG GTGAAGGTCATGCATAAGCAGCTCCTTCTCTTCCATAATGCCATCTCTGCATACTTTGCTGGCAACcagcagcagctggagcagACGCTGAAGCAGTTCAACATAAAGTTGAGGCCTCCAGGAGCCGACAAGCCCTCCTGGTTagaggagcagtga
- the arfip2b gene encoding arfaptin-2b isoform X4: MTDSIMSKAATMEIPINSNGDTGTLPEDDSLEQDLQQVMVSGPNLNETSIVSGGYGGTAEGIIPTSSIKGPAVRYNAEFNKRIPVTGLGSNMHHSSSSSSMTADEATRGVAVEKLETMKKWGLNTYKCTKQMISERFGRGSRTVDLELEAQIEVLRDTKRKYENVLRLARALTNHFYNMVQTQHALGDTFADLSQKSPELRDEFGYNAETQKLLCKNGETLLGAINFFVSSINTLVNKTMEDTLMTIKMYENARLEFDAYRSDLEELSLGPRDAVAMARIDAAQQQYQVQKDKYERLRSDVIIKLKFLEENKVKVMHKQLLLFHNAISAYFAGNQQQLEQTLKQFNIKLRPPGADKPSWLEEQ; this comes from the exons ATGACAGACAGCATTATGAGTAAAGCTGCCACAATGGAGATTCCTATCAACAGTAATGGTGACACAGGGACACTACCAGAAGATGACAGCCTTGAACAG GACCTACAGCAGGTGATGGTATCGGGTCCCAATCTCAACGAGACTAGCATCGTATCCGGAGGTTATGGAGGAACAGCAGAGGGTATCATCCCCACCAGCTCAATCAAAG GCCCTGCTGTGCGCTACAATGCAGAATTTAACAAAAGGATCCCAGTTACAGGATTAG GTTCCAACATgcaccacagcagcagcagctcgtCAATGACGGCAGATGAAGCGACCCGCGGTGTGGCTGTTGAAAAACTAGAAACAATGAAGAAGTGGGGACTAAACACTTACAAG tgtaCAAAACAAATGATCTCGGAGCGCTTTGGTCGGGGTTCTCGGACTGTGGACCTGGAGCTGGAGGCCCAGATTGAGGTGCTGAGAGACACTAAAAGGAAATATGAGAACGTGTTGCGATTGGCCAGAGCGCTGACCAACCACTTCTACAACATGGTGCAGACTCAGCATGCGCTTGGTGACACCTTTGCTGACCTCAGTCAGAAATCTCCAGAGCTACGG GATGAATTTGGCTACAATGCAGAGACTCAGAAGTTACTCTGTAAGAATGGGGAGACTCTCCTTGGTGCCATTAACTTCTTTGTGTCCAGCATCAACACACTGGTCAACAAGACCATGGAGGACACCCTGATGACGATCAAGATGTATGAAAACGCAAG ATTGGAGTTTGATGCCTATCGGTCGGACCTGGAGGAACTGAGTTTGGGTCCGAGGGACGCTGTAGCCATGGCCCGCATAGATGCTGCTCAGCAACAGTATCAAGTCCAGAAGGACAAGTATGAACGCCTCCGCTCAGACGTCATCATTAAACTCAAGTTCCTGGAGGAGAATAAG GTGAAGGTCATGCATAAGCAGCTCCTTCTCTTCCATAATGCCATCTCTGCATACTTTGCTGGCAACcagcagcagctggagcagACGCTGAAGCAGTTCAACATAAAGTTGAGGCCTCCAGGAGCCGACAAGCCCTCCTGGTTagaggagcagtga
- the arfip2b gene encoding arfaptin-2b isoform X3, producing MTDSIMSKAATMEIPINSNGDTGTLPEDDSLEQAAKLQWSLDEKVGSSRGTRDLQQVMVSGPNLNETSIVSGGYGGTAEGIIPTSSIKGSNMHHSSSSSSMTADEATRGVAVEKLETMKKWGLNTYKCTKQMISERFGRGSRTVDLELEAQIEVLRDTKRKYENVLRLARALTNHFYNMVQTQHALGDTFADLSQKSPELRDEFGYNAETQKLLCKNGETLLGAINFFVSSINTLVNKTMEDTLMTIKMYENARLEFDAYRSDLEELSLGPRDAVAMARIDAAQQQYQVQKDKYERLRSDVIIKLKFLEENKVKVMHKQLLLFHNAISAYFAGNQQQLEQTLKQFNIKLRPPGADKPSWLEEQ from the exons ATGACAGACAGCATTATGAGTAAAGCTGCCACAATGGAGATTCCTATCAACAGTAATGGTGACACAGGGACACTACCAGAAGATGACAGCCTTGAACAG GCTGCAAAACTGCAGTGGAGCTTAGATGAGAAGGTAGGGAGCTCCAGAGGCACCAGG GACCTACAGCAGGTGATGGTATCGGGTCCCAATCTCAACGAGACTAGCATCGTATCCGGAGGTTATGGAGGAACAGCAGAGGGTATCATCCCCACCAGCTCAATCAAAG GTTCCAACATgcaccacagcagcagcagctcgtCAATGACGGCAGATGAAGCGACCCGCGGTGTGGCTGTTGAAAAACTAGAAACAATGAAGAAGTGGGGACTAAACACTTACAAG tgtaCAAAACAAATGATCTCGGAGCGCTTTGGTCGGGGTTCTCGGACTGTGGACCTGGAGCTGGAGGCCCAGATTGAGGTGCTGAGAGACACTAAAAGGAAATATGAGAACGTGTTGCGATTGGCCAGAGCGCTGACCAACCACTTCTACAACATGGTGCAGACTCAGCATGCGCTTGGTGACACCTTTGCTGACCTCAGTCAGAAATCTCCAGAGCTACGG GATGAATTTGGCTACAATGCAGAGACTCAGAAGTTACTCTGTAAGAATGGGGAGACTCTCCTTGGTGCCATTAACTTCTTTGTGTCCAGCATCAACACACTGGTCAACAAGACCATGGAGGACACCCTGATGACGATCAAGATGTATGAAAACGCAAG ATTGGAGTTTGATGCCTATCGGTCGGACCTGGAGGAACTGAGTTTGGGTCCGAGGGACGCTGTAGCCATGGCCCGCATAGATGCTGCTCAGCAACAGTATCAAGTCCAGAAGGACAAGTATGAACGCCTCCGCTCAGACGTCATCATTAAACTCAAGTTCCTGGAGGAGAATAAG GTGAAGGTCATGCATAAGCAGCTCCTTCTCTTCCATAATGCCATCTCTGCATACTTTGCTGGCAACcagcagcagctggagcagACGCTGAAGCAGTTCAACATAAAGTTGAGGCCTCCAGGAGCCGACAAGCCCTCCTGGTTagaggagcagtga